The following are encoded together in the Tripterygium wilfordii isolate XIE 37 chromosome 18, ASM1340144v1, whole genome shotgun sequence genome:
- the LOC119984389 gene encoding auxin response factor 2B-like isoform X2, which yields MPSSEISTKGRAESFSSGYSEPNAMEGQKIHSTHSGASKVADPETALYRELWHACAGPLVTVPREGERVFYFPQGHIEQVEASTNQVADQQMPRYNLPSKILCRVINVQLKAEQETDEVYAQVTLLPEPNQDENTVEKEPPPPSPPRFNVHSFCKTLTASDTSTHGGFSVLRRHADECLPPLDMSRQPPTQELVAEDLHGNEWRFRHIFRGQPRRHLLQSGWSVFVSSKRLVAGDAFIFLRGENGEVRVGVRRAMRHQGNVPSSVISSHSMHLGVLATAWHAVSTGTIFNVYYKPRTSPAEFIVPFDEYMESVKSNYSIGMRFKMRFEGEEAPEQRFTGTVVGTEDADSKRWQDSKWRCLKVRWDETSTIPRPERVSPWKIEPALAPPALNPLPMPRQKRSRLNMVPSLPDSSVLTREGSSKVTIDPSPANGLSRALQVKEFSTLRYNFAEGHESDTADTSIMWPHSLDDEKIDVASTARRCGPESWMPSARHEPTCTDMLSGFGANADSSHGLCAPSVDRNSGASNAMRKHTQDSKFNLIAGPRSLMSTGLSLKLADSNHKAPARVADVPYQAQGGVRYGGLSEYPMLQGHRVEHSNGNWLMPPPLTSQLENLGPPKELMPKHTFPLENVPVKSKDGNCKLFGIPLISNPVTPDSVVSQRKIVNEHVNHQLCASESDQKSEQSKSSKVADDNEQEKPFQTSHAHTRDIQSKSQCGSTRSCTKVHKQGIALGRSVDLTKFNSYDELIAELDQLFEFGGELMDSKKNWLIVYTDDEGDMMLVGDDPWQEFCAMVRKIFIYTREEVQKMNPGTLNSKVEESLSPMEGRDGKGTTHVAISASSPNNH from the exons ATGCCATCTTCAGAGATTTCGACCAAGGGAAGGGCAGAGAGCTTCTCTTCCGGATACAGCGAGCCCAACGCTATGGAAGGGCAGAAAATTCATTCGACGCATTCTGGCGCCAGTAAAG TTGCAGACCCCGAGACCGCGTTGTACAGGGAGCTATGGCATGCTTGTGCGGGTCCTTTGGTCACCGTTCCTCGTGAGGGAGAGCGTGTCTTCTACTTCCCTCAAGGCCACATCGAGCAG GTGGAGGCATCCACGAATCAGGTCGCGGACCAGCAGATGCCTCGCTATAATCTTCCATCGAAGATCCTTTGTCGAGTGATCAACGTTCAGTTGAAG GCTGAACAAGAAACAGACGAGGTGTATGCCCAAGTGACTTTGCTTCCTGAGCCTAAC CAAGACGAGAATACTGTTGAGAAAGAGCCACCACCACCTTCGCCACCAAGATTTAATGTTCATTCATTCTGTAAAACTCTGACAGCTTCGGATACCAGCACACATGGTGGATTTTCTGTGCTTAGGCGACATGCTGATGAATGCCTGCCCCCTCTG GACATGTCACGGCAACCTCCAACCCAAGAATTGGTTGCCGAGGATTTGCATGGAAATGAATGGCGTTTTCGGCACATATTTCGTG GTCAACCACGGCGGCACCTGCTTCAAAGTGGCTGGAGTGTATTTGTTAGCTCCAAAAGGCTTGTTGCTGGAGATGCCTTCATATTTCTAAG AGGAGAGAATGGAGAGGTTCGTGTTGGTGTTAGACGAGCAATGAGACATCAGGGCAATGTTCCATCGTCCGTTATATCCAGTCATAGCATGCATCTTGGTGTTCTTGCTACTGCATGGCATGCTGTCTCAACAGGAACCATTTTTAATGTTTATTACAAACCAAG AACAAGTCCAGCAGAGTTCATTGTTCCATTTGATGAGTACATGGAGTCTGTCAAGAGCAATTATTCCATTGGGATGAGGTTTAAAATGAGGTTTGAAGGAGAGGAAGCTCCAGAGCAGAG GTTTACTGGCACCGTAGTTGGAACTGAAGATGCCGATTCCAAAAGATGGCAGGACTCCAAGTGGAGATGCCTCAAG GTGAGGTGGGATGAGACTTCGACCATACCTCGGCCAGAGAGAGTCTCACCTTGGAAAATAGAACCTGCTTTAGCTCCTCCTGCACTGAATCCTCTCCCAATGCCAAGGCAAAAAAGGTCTCGACTGAATATGGTGCCATCATTGCCCGACTCCTCTGTTCTTACTAGGGAAG GTTCCTCTAAAGTGACCATAGACCCTTCACCAGCAAATGGGCTTTCAAGGGCCTTGCAAGTTAAAGAATTCTCGACCTTGAGATACAATTTTGCAGAGGGCCATGAATCTGATACTGCTGATACATCAATTATGTGGCCGCATTCACTAGATGATGAGAAGATTGATGTGGCTTCCACTGCCAGAAGATGTGGACCAGAAAGCTGGATGCCCTCAGCGCGGCATGAGCCTACTTGTACAGACATGCTTTCGGGCTTTGGTGCAAATGCCGATTCCTCTCATGGGTTATGTGCTCCCTCTGTTGATCGAAATTCTGGAGCTAGTAATGCAATGAGAAAACACACTCAGGATAGCAAGTTTAATTTGATTGCTGGACCAAGGTCTTTAATGTCCACTGGTCTCTCACTTAAGTTGGCAGACTCCAACCATAAGGCTCCTGCACGAGTTGCCGATGTACCATATCAAGCGCAAGGAGGTGTAAGATATGGTGGATTGAGCGAGTATCCCATGCTTCAGGGTCACAGAGTGGAACATTCCAATGGAAACTGGTTGATGCCGCCTCCTCTGACATCTCAGCTTGAGAATCTTGGTCCTCCGAAAGAGCTAATGCCAAAACACACGTTTCCACTAGAAAATGTGCCTGTGAAATCCAAAGATGGAAATTGCAAGCTTTTTGGTATTCCCCTAATCAGCAATCCTGTCACACCGGATTCGGTAGTCTCGCAAAGGAAAATAGTgaatgagcatgttaatcaccaGCTTTGTGCGTCTGAATCTGATCAGAAGTCTGAACAGTCAAAGAGTTCAAAAGTGGCTGATGATAATGAGCAGGAAAAGCCATTCCAGACTTCCCATGCACATACGAGGGATATTCAAAGCAAATCACAATGTGGTTCAACCAGGAGTTGTACAAAG GTTCACAAACAGGGGATTGCACTTGGTAGGTCTGTGGATCTTACTAAGTTTAACAGCTATGATGAACTGATAGCAGAATTGGACCAGTTGTTTGAGTTTGGTGGTGAATTGATGGATTCCAAGAAGAATTGGTTGATTGTGTATACAGACGATGAGGGTGATATGATGCTTGTTGGAGATGATCCGTGGCA AGAGTTTTGTGCCATGGTTCGCAAGATTTTCATCTACACCAGGGAGGAGGTCCAGAAGATGAATCCAGGGACCTTGAATTCAAAGGTTGAGGAGAGTCTATCACCCATGGAGGGCAGGGATGGGAAAGGCACGACACATGTGGCCATTTCAGCATCGAGCCCCAACAATCATTAA
- the LOC119984389 gene encoding auxin response factor 2-like isoform X1: protein MPSSEISTKGRAESFSSGYSEPNAMEGQKIHSTHSGASKAVADPETALYRELWHACAGPLVTVPREGERVFYFPQGHIEQVEASTNQVADQQMPRYNLPSKILCRVINVQLKAEQETDEVYAQVTLLPEPNQDENTVEKEPPPPSPPRFNVHSFCKTLTASDTSTHGGFSVLRRHADECLPPLDMSRQPPTQELVAEDLHGNEWRFRHIFRGQPRRHLLQSGWSVFVSSKRLVAGDAFIFLRGENGEVRVGVRRAMRHQGNVPSSVISSHSMHLGVLATAWHAVSTGTIFNVYYKPRTSPAEFIVPFDEYMESVKSNYSIGMRFKMRFEGEEAPEQRFTGTVVGTEDADSKRWQDSKWRCLKVRWDETSTIPRPERVSPWKIEPALAPPALNPLPMPRQKRSRLNMVPSLPDSSVLTREGSSKVTIDPSPANGLSRALQVKEFSTLRYNFAEGHESDTADTSIMWPHSLDDEKIDVASTARRCGPESWMPSARHEPTCTDMLSGFGANADSSHGLCAPSVDRNSGASNAMRKHTQDSKFNLIAGPRSLMSTGLSLKLADSNHKAPARVADVPYQAQGGVRYGGLSEYPMLQGHRVEHSNGNWLMPPPLTSQLENLGPPKELMPKHTFPLENVPVKSKDGNCKLFGIPLISNPVTPDSVVSQRKIVNEHVNHQLCASESDQKSEQSKSSKVADDNEQEKPFQTSHAHTRDIQSKSQCGSTRSCTKVHKQGIALGRSVDLTKFNSYDELIAELDQLFEFGGELMDSKKNWLIVYTDDEGDMMLVGDDPWQEFCAMVRKIFIYTREEVQKMNPGTLNSKVEESLSPMEGRDGKGTTHVAISASSPNNH from the exons ATGCCATCTTCAGAGATTTCGACCAAGGGAAGGGCAGAGAGCTTCTCTTCCGGATACAGCGAGCCCAACGCTATGGAAGGGCAGAAAATTCATTCGACGCATTCTGGCGCCAGTAAAG CAGTTGCAGACCCCGAGACCGCGTTGTACAGGGAGCTATGGCATGCTTGTGCGGGTCCTTTGGTCACCGTTCCTCGTGAGGGAGAGCGTGTCTTCTACTTCCCTCAAGGCCACATCGAGCAG GTGGAGGCATCCACGAATCAGGTCGCGGACCAGCAGATGCCTCGCTATAATCTTCCATCGAAGATCCTTTGTCGAGTGATCAACGTTCAGTTGAAG GCTGAACAAGAAACAGACGAGGTGTATGCCCAAGTGACTTTGCTTCCTGAGCCTAAC CAAGACGAGAATACTGTTGAGAAAGAGCCACCACCACCTTCGCCACCAAGATTTAATGTTCATTCATTCTGTAAAACTCTGACAGCTTCGGATACCAGCACACATGGTGGATTTTCTGTGCTTAGGCGACATGCTGATGAATGCCTGCCCCCTCTG GACATGTCACGGCAACCTCCAACCCAAGAATTGGTTGCCGAGGATTTGCATGGAAATGAATGGCGTTTTCGGCACATATTTCGTG GTCAACCACGGCGGCACCTGCTTCAAAGTGGCTGGAGTGTATTTGTTAGCTCCAAAAGGCTTGTTGCTGGAGATGCCTTCATATTTCTAAG AGGAGAGAATGGAGAGGTTCGTGTTGGTGTTAGACGAGCAATGAGACATCAGGGCAATGTTCCATCGTCCGTTATATCCAGTCATAGCATGCATCTTGGTGTTCTTGCTACTGCATGGCATGCTGTCTCAACAGGAACCATTTTTAATGTTTATTACAAACCAAG AACAAGTCCAGCAGAGTTCATTGTTCCATTTGATGAGTACATGGAGTCTGTCAAGAGCAATTATTCCATTGGGATGAGGTTTAAAATGAGGTTTGAAGGAGAGGAAGCTCCAGAGCAGAG GTTTACTGGCACCGTAGTTGGAACTGAAGATGCCGATTCCAAAAGATGGCAGGACTCCAAGTGGAGATGCCTCAAG GTGAGGTGGGATGAGACTTCGACCATACCTCGGCCAGAGAGAGTCTCACCTTGGAAAATAGAACCTGCTTTAGCTCCTCCTGCACTGAATCCTCTCCCAATGCCAAGGCAAAAAAGGTCTCGACTGAATATGGTGCCATCATTGCCCGACTCCTCTGTTCTTACTAGGGAAG GTTCCTCTAAAGTGACCATAGACCCTTCACCAGCAAATGGGCTTTCAAGGGCCTTGCAAGTTAAAGAATTCTCGACCTTGAGATACAATTTTGCAGAGGGCCATGAATCTGATACTGCTGATACATCAATTATGTGGCCGCATTCACTAGATGATGAGAAGATTGATGTGGCTTCCACTGCCAGAAGATGTGGACCAGAAAGCTGGATGCCCTCAGCGCGGCATGAGCCTACTTGTACAGACATGCTTTCGGGCTTTGGTGCAAATGCCGATTCCTCTCATGGGTTATGTGCTCCCTCTGTTGATCGAAATTCTGGAGCTAGTAATGCAATGAGAAAACACACTCAGGATAGCAAGTTTAATTTGATTGCTGGACCAAGGTCTTTAATGTCCACTGGTCTCTCACTTAAGTTGGCAGACTCCAACCATAAGGCTCCTGCACGAGTTGCCGATGTACCATATCAAGCGCAAGGAGGTGTAAGATATGGTGGATTGAGCGAGTATCCCATGCTTCAGGGTCACAGAGTGGAACATTCCAATGGAAACTGGTTGATGCCGCCTCCTCTGACATCTCAGCTTGAGAATCTTGGTCCTCCGAAAGAGCTAATGCCAAAACACACGTTTCCACTAGAAAATGTGCCTGTGAAATCCAAAGATGGAAATTGCAAGCTTTTTGGTATTCCCCTAATCAGCAATCCTGTCACACCGGATTCGGTAGTCTCGCAAAGGAAAATAGTgaatgagcatgttaatcaccaGCTTTGTGCGTCTGAATCTGATCAGAAGTCTGAACAGTCAAAGAGTTCAAAAGTGGCTGATGATAATGAGCAGGAAAAGCCATTCCAGACTTCCCATGCACATACGAGGGATATTCAAAGCAAATCACAATGTGGTTCAACCAGGAGTTGTACAAAG GTTCACAAACAGGGGATTGCACTTGGTAGGTCTGTGGATCTTACTAAGTTTAACAGCTATGATGAACTGATAGCAGAATTGGACCAGTTGTTTGAGTTTGGTGGTGAATTGATGGATTCCAAGAAGAATTGGTTGATTGTGTATACAGACGATGAGGGTGATATGATGCTTGTTGGAGATGATCCGTGGCA AGAGTTTTGTGCCATGGTTCGCAAGATTTTCATCTACACCAGGGAGGAGGTCCAGAAGATGAATCCAGGGACCTTGAATTCAAAGGTTGAGGAGAGTCTATCACCCATGGAGGGCAGGGATGGGAAAGGCACGACACATGTGGCCATTTCAGCATCGAGCCCCAACAATCATTAA
- the LOC119984077 gene encoding pentatricopeptide repeat-containing protein At5g61990, mitochondrial encodes MGLIRNQNLHFFTNRNPSRMSKSTLIRLRSLRFCTSQTSSQNDSNSVKEITDILNQTTNWKSLLGSSNFRNKLNANVFCTIIHENKVSDPKRLLRFFEWVHSHVGIRPSLQPSSILAVILCNSRLFPLARVVVERMIEARIPPLKISDSFVRYCSEYKAPDGMMFDILVDSLRKKGFLGEASFVFLSAKDEGFLPSLMSCNSLLKDLYRAKEMNLFWKVYEGMLEANVTPDDYTYTSLIGAYCRVGNFKEAKLVLLEMTEKGCSPSVITYNVVIGGLCKAGAVHEAVGVKDLMLDKGLVPDNYTYNTLVDGFCKKKRSAEAKLILEKMHAVGLNPDYITYTALIDGFMKEGDVEEAFQIKDEMINRRIKLNVHTYNSLIGGLCRVGETEKAEALLREMIEKGTKPDTRTYNLLIERCYRGKNKEKAYELLVEMKQRNLVPNVHTFGVIIDGLRRCGDLHEANRIYKELIAGGLRPNAVLCTNLINCHIQENRLEDAVRFFQTMKDSGVSPDVVCYNSLIIGLCKARKMEEARAYLIEMVERELKPNDYTYGAFIQVYCKDGKMQVADKYFREMLGSGVAPTDFIFSALIEGHCRQGNTTEAFSTFRCLLGRGALPDVQTYSVLIHGLSRNGKLQEAMGVFTELLEKGLLPDVFTYTSLISGFCKQGDLKEAFQLHEEMCKKGIDPNIVTYNALIDGLCKSDELGRAREMFDGIMAKGLFPNEFTYAAIIDGYCKSGNLTEAFQLFDDMALKGVAPDSCIYCILVNGCCKTENMEKAVFLFSEMVRKGLASTASFNALIDGICKSGMLTIANEFFESVIDEHFTPDHNTYTILINYHCKAGRMKEAEQLLLEMQRRNLLPNTSTYASLLHGYDRKGCSSEMFTLFEEMVARGIEPDNVTFGIIFNAYLKDGNLMKTLKLMDETLGKGVNVDRSVCDALIDVLSGKEEFSEVLKLLDEVEEQGNKLSFAMCKTLVCGFHKAGSIDKAEVVLKRVVKSKWLPDSTCLNDLIVQGKDDANSENTTSFLKQVVLRDAHLA; translated from the coding sequence atgggtctgattcgtaaccaaaatctCCATTTCTTCACGAATCGGAACCCAAGTAGGATGAGCAAATCAACACTAATCCGTCTCAGATCATTGCGCTTTTGCACCTCGCAAACCTCTTCTCAAAACGACAGCAACAGTGTGAAAGAAATCACTGATATCCTCAACCAGACAACCAATTGGAAGTCCCTTTTGGGATCTTCTAATTTTCGCAATAAGCTAAACGCAAACGTGTTTTGCACCATCATCCATGAAAACAAGGTAAGCGATCCCAAACGCCTCCTTCGATTCTTCGAATGGGTCCATTCTCATGTGGGTATCCGTCCAAGTTTACAACCCTCTTCGATTCTCGCAGTGATTCTATGTAATTCTCGTCTTTTCCCGCTCGCCAGGGTTGTAGTAGAGCGCATGATAGAAGCCCGTATACCGCCTTTAAAGATTTCAGATTCATTTGTTAGGTATTGTAGTGAGTACAAAGCGCCTGATGGAATGATGTTTGACATTTTGGTTGATTCATTGAGGAAAAAGGGATTTTTGGGTGAAGCTAGTTTTGTGTTTTTGAGCGCCAAGGATGAAGGATTTTTGCCCAGCTTGATGTCTTGTAATTCTTTGTTGAAAGATTTGTATAGGGCTAAAGAAATGAATCTTTTTTGGAAGGTATATGAAGGGATGTTAGAGGCTAATGTGACTCCTGATGATTATACTTATACCAGTTTGATTGGTGCATATTGTAGAGTTGGGAATTTTAAAGAGGCCAAACTGGTTCTTCTTGAGATGACAGAGAAGGGGTGCAGCCCCAGTGTAATTACCTATAATGTGGTAATTGGAGGGTTGTGCAAAGCTGGAGCTGTTCATGAAGCTGTTGGGGTAAAGGATTTGATGCTTGACAAGGGCCTGGTTCCagataattatacttataacaCACTTGTAGATGGGTTTTGCAAGAAAAAGAGATCAGCAGAGGCAAAATTGATACTAGAGAAAATGCATGCGGTGGGTTTAAATCCTGACTATATTACCTATACTGCTCTTATTGATGGGTTCATGAAGGAGGGAGATGTAGAGGAGGCTTTTCAAATCAAGGACGAGATGATTAATCGCAGAATCAAGTTGAATGTTCATACATATAATTCACTGATTGGTGGATTGTGCAGGGTTGGTGAGACTGAGAAGGCAGAAGCTCTCTTGCGAGAGATGATTGAGAAAGGCACAAAGCCTGATACTCGGACTTATAATTTATTGATTGAAAGGTGTTATCGTGGAAAGAATAAGGAAAAGGCTTATGAGTTGCTTGTTGAAATGAAGCAGCGGAACCTGGTACCAAATGTGCACACATTTGGTGTGATAATTGATGGCCTACGCCGTTGTGGAGACCTTCACGAAGCTAATAGAATTTACAAGGAATTGATAGCTGGGGGTTTAAGACCTAATGCTGTTCTATGCACAAATCTAATCAATTGCCATATCCAAGAAAATAGGCTTGAAGATGCAGTGAGGTTTTTTCAGACAATGAAAGACAGTGGGGTTTCGCCTGATGTGGTTTGCTACAATTCTCTTATAATTGGCCTATGCAAGGCAAGAAAGATGGAAGAAGCAAGGGCTTACTTAATTGAAATGGTTGAGAGGGAACTTAAGCCAAATGATTATACCTATGGGGCTTTCATCCAGGTCTATTGTAAGGACGGGAAAATGCAAGTTGCTGACAAGTACTTCAGAGAGATGCTGGGTAGTGGGGTTGCGCCGACTGATTTCATCTTCTCAGCCCTAATAGAGGGGCACTGTAGACAGGGTAATACTACAGAAGCCTTCTCAACATTTAGATGCTTACTTGGGCGAGGTGCACTTCCAGATGTTCAAACTTACAGCGTGCTTATCCATGGGCTATCAAGGAATGGAAAGCTTCAGGAAGCCATGGGGGTTTTTACTGAACTTCTCGAGAAGGGTCTGTTGCCTGATGTATTTACTTACACCTCTCTCATTTCTGGTTTCTGTAAGCAAGGTGATCTAAAAGAGGCTTTCCAGCTGCATGAAGAGATGTGTAAGAAAGGAATTGATCCAAACATTGTTACTTATAATGCATTGATAGATGGACTTTGCAAGTCAGATGAGCTAGGGAGGGCCAGGGAAATGTTTGATGGAATCATGGCCAAGGGATTGTTTCCTAACGAATTCACATATGCTGCAATTATTGATGGCTATTGCAAATCTGGAAATTTAACTGAGGCATTTCAGTtgtttgatgacatggcattgaaAGGTGTTGCACCAGATAGTTGCATTTACTGTATCCTCGTTAATGGTTGCTGCAAAACAGAAAATATGGAGAAGGCTGTGTTCTTGTTTAGTGAAATGGTGCGAAAAGGCCTGGCATCAACTGCCTCCTTTAATGCATTGATTGATGGCATTTGCAAGTCAGGGATGCTAACTATAGCTAACGAGTTCTTTGAAAGTGTTATAGATGAACATTTCACACCAGATCACAATACCTACACAATTCTAATCAATTATCACTGCAAGGCTGGAAGAATGAAAGAAGCAGAGCAGCTCCTTTTGGAGATGCAAAGGAGGAATCTGTTGCCAAATACTTCAACATACGCTTCACTTTTACATGGTTATGACAGAAAAGGATGTAGTTCTGAGATGTTTACTCTTTTTGAGGAGATGGTGGCAAGGGGTATTGAGCCTGATAACGTGACTTTTGGAATAATTTTCAATGCTTACCTTAAAGATGGTAATTTGATGAAAACCTTGAAGCTGATGGATGAGACGTTAGGGAAGGGCGTGAACGTGGACAGAAGTGTGTGTGATGCACTAATAGATGTCCTGAGCGGCAAAGAGGAATTTTCTGAGGTGCTAAAGTTACTTGATGAAGTAGAAGAGCAGGGAAATAAGCTGAGTTTTGCTATGTGTAAGACTCTAGTCTGTGGTTTTCATAAAGCAGGAAGTATAGACAAAGCAGAAGTGGTATTGAAACGCGTGGTTAAATCTAAATGGCTTCCAGACTCTACTTGTTTAAATGACTTGATTGTTCAAGGCAAAGATGATGCGAACTCTGAGAATACCACCAGTTTTCTGAAGCAAGTAGTATTAAGAGATGCTCATCTGGCGTAG